In one Bradyrhizobium cosmicum genomic region, the following are encoded:
- a CDS encoding Bug family tripartite tricarboxylate transporter substrate binding protein — translation MTVSLLMSASGASAGAWPSRTIKLVVPFPPGGAADTVARVYADKLSEALKQPVVIENKAGAGTAIAAEAVASADPDGYTLSLAPAGQLTILPHINKEIRYDPFKSFAPVSNLATVPYVLAASPDTPVSTARELVAAANKDPGRLTYSSCGPGTLCHLSGELFQRQTGTKLLHVPFKGSAPAVNALLGNVVNLSFDTLTVLAPQIRDGKVKGLLVTSRERSPQLPDVPTAAEAGVSDFVVDSWFGLVAPAGTPAEIVQRLNAEIVRIGAEPDVRARLEAQGLLVTTSTPEGFTDTIKADYGRWGKVIRDSGVEVF, via the coding sequence TTGACCGTATCGTTGCTGATGAGCGCGAGCGGCGCGAGTGCCGGTGCCTGGCCAAGCCGGACGATCAAGCTGGTCGTGCCGTTTCCTCCTGGCGGCGCCGCGGACACCGTTGCCCGCGTTTACGCCGACAAGCTGAGCGAAGCGCTCAAGCAGCCGGTCGTGATCGAGAACAAGGCCGGCGCAGGCACCGCAATTGCAGCCGAAGCCGTCGCCAGCGCGGATCCCGATGGCTATACGTTGTCGCTGGCTCCCGCCGGCCAGCTCACCATCCTGCCGCACATCAACAAGGAGATCAGGTACGATCCCTTCAAGAGCTTCGCGCCGGTCTCGAACCTGGCGACGGTCCCCTACGTGCTGGCAGCCAGCCCGGACACGCCGGTCTCCACCGCCAGGGAACTCGTCGCCGCGGCGAACAAGGATCCCGGCAGGCTGACCTATTCGTCCTGCGGTCCCGGGACGCTGTGCCATCTGAGCGGCGAGCTATTCCAGCGCCAAACCGGAACGAAGCTGCTGCACGTGCCGTTCAAGGGCAGCGCCCCGGCGGTGAATGCCCTGTTGGGCAACGTCGTCAATCTGTCGTTCGACACCCTCACCGTGCTCGCGCCGCAGATCCGCGACGGCAAGGTGAAAGGCCTCCTCGTCACCAGCCGCGAGCGGTCGCCGCAGCTTCCCGACGTCCCCACCGCTGCCGAAGCCGGCGTGTCGGACTTCGTCGTCGATTCCTGGTTCGGCCTGGTCGCGCCCGCAGGTACGCCGGCTGAAATCGTCCAGCGCTTGAATGCCGAGATCGTCCGCATCGGAGCCGAGCCCGATGTTCGTGCTCGGTTGGAGGCTCAGGGACTGCTTGTAACCACCTCAACGCCCGAGGGCTTCACCGACACCATCAAGGCCGACTACGGCCGCTGGGGCAAGGTCATCAGAGATTCGGGCGTCGAAGTCTTTTGA
- a CDS encoding metallophosphoesterase, with protein MPQLIFGLIYLLILTRFLWPMDLPLWAKIVAAALALVALQFHRWSKLSSGSVFSPEFPRPVVALFNWAFGAIVLLALLQLALDVGLLLGIPFNGGVVSAPDDVRYGLAGLAAVAAAIGVHQAMRIPPLKDIEIGIAGLPRQFDGYTILQLTDLHISRLFPASWARTVVERSNKLGVDLIAITGDLIDGTPDARRTDIEPLRDLNAPDGVFVISGNHEYIFGYDGWMAHFATLGLLSLENRHIVIERNGGKLVLAGITDRASRRGTHPVRDLGAVLQGVPSDGPVILLDHQPSDARHAAKLGVALQLSGHTHGGLIWGIDRLAARENAGFVSGRYDVGGMTLYVNNGTALWPGFALRLGRPSELTRITLRHIAGN; from the coding sequence ATTCCCCAACTCATATTCGGCCTGATCTATCTGCTGATCCTGACCCGCTTCCTATGGCCGATGGATTTGCCGCTCTGGGCCAAGATCGTGGCGGCCGCGCTCGCGTTGGTCGCATTGCAGTTTCACCGGTGGAGCAAGCTCTCGTCGGGCTCGGTGTTTTCCCCCGAGTTTCCACGACCGGTGGTTGCCCTCTTCAATTGGGCGTTCGGCGCAATCGTTCTGCTGGCGTTGCTGCAACTGGCGCTCGATGTGGGACTTCTGCTCGGAATCCCCTTCAATGGTGGCGTCGTGAGCGCGCCCGACGACGTCCGCTACGGACTGGCTGGGTTGGCCGCCGTCGCGGCCGCGATCGGCGTTCATCAGGCCATGCGGATTCCGCCGCTGAAAGACATCGAAATCGGGATCGCCGGACTTCCGCGGCAATTCGACGGTTACACCATTTTGCAACTGACCGATCTTCACATCAGCCGGTTGTTTCCCGCGTCCTGGGCACGCACCGTCGTCGAGCGATCGAACAAGCTCGGCGTTGACCTGATCGCGATCACGGGAGATCTGATCGACGGAACGCCCGATGCGCGACGCACCGACATCGAGCCGTTGCGGGATTTGAACGCGCCTGATGGCGTCTTCGTGATCTCGGGCAATCACGAATACATCTTCGGCTACGACGGCTGGATGGCGCACTTCGCGACGTTGGGCCTGCTGTCGCTCGAAAACAGGCATATCGTCATCGAGCGAAACGGCGGCAAGCTGGTCCTCGCGGGCATCACCGACCGGGCGTCGCGCCGCGGTACGCATCCCGTACGCGACCTTGGCGCGGTCCTGCAAGGCGTCCCCAGCGACGGCCCTGTCATCCTGCTCGACCACCAGCCGAGCGACGCGCGGCACGCCGCCAAACTCGGCGTGGCACTGCAACTGTCGGGGCATACGCACGGAGGGCTGATCTGGGGAATCGATCGATTGGCTGCACGCGAAAACGCCGGCTTCGTCTCGGGCCGTTACGATGTCGGCGGGATGACGCTCTACGTGAACAATGGCACCGCGCTGTGGCCAGGCTTTGCGCTGCGGCTTGGACGTCCATCCGAGTTGACGCGGATCACGTTGCGCCACATAGCTGGCAACTGA
- a CDS encoding DUF3300 domain-containing protein yields the protein MFRCGKTTLMALALMLALPVAAPAQTAAPASPGTQAQSVTPPAPTAELLKPAQLEALVAPIALYPDELLANVLAASTYPLEVVQADRFLKERKTLKGDALKTEVDKQGWDDSIKALASTADVLTMMSDKLEWTQKLGDAFLAQQPDVMDAIQRLRSKAYDNKKLVTTKQQKVSVQSQEGKQAIVIQQADPSTMYVPYYDPATVYGTWPYAEYPPYYWGYPSYIGAGVVAAGIAFGTAWAIGRWGNYWGGGCNWGSRNVYVNHRTTNINNGWQHNPAHRQGVRYNNTSVQQRFGNNNVRAGASDRMDFRGRDGNQVLRPNQGGPGDRAGDRAGDRGGPGDRGGAGDRAGNRGDRPGAGNRPSAGTRDRPGGGDRAGAGDRAKGSGDRAKGGGDRAKAANRAGGGAGNRAGGGNRGGAMNVSSGRAAAAASARGRSSMASMPRGGGGGPSFAGRGGGGGMAARGGGGGGFRGGGGGGRRSDIALKHDIVLLGHLASGLGYYRFSYIGSEKVYVGVMAQEVEQVMPGAVTLGGDGYLRVHYEKLGLTFRTYRDWLAGGAKIPAEVMP from the coding sequence ATGTTTCGCTGCGGCAAGACGACCCTGATGGCGCTTGCGCTGATGTTGGCGCTTCCGGTCGCGGCGCCGGCGCAGACCGCCGCGCCGGCGAGCCCGGGCACTCAGGCGCAGTCCGTAACTCCACCGGCTCCGACTGCCGAGCTCTTGAAGCCGGCGCAGCTCGAAGCGCTGGTCGCGCCGATCGCGCTCTATCCCGACGAACTGCTGGCCAATGTCTTGGCGGCCTCGACCTATCCGCTCGAGGTGGTTCAGGCTGACCGCTTTCTGAAGGAGCGCAAGACCCTGAAGGGCGATGCGCTCAAGACCGAAGTCGACAAGCAGGGCTGGGACGACAGCATCAAGGCGCTCGCAAGCACGGCCGATGTCCTCACCATGATGAGCGACAAGCTCGAATGGACCCAGAAACTCGGTGATGCCTTTCTGGCCCAGCAGCCTGACGTGATGGATGCGATCCAGCGTCTGCGCAGCAAGGCCTATGACAACAAGAAGCTCGTCACCACCAAGCAGCAGAAGGTCAGCGTGCAGAGCCAGGAAGGCAAGCAGGCCATCGTGATCCAGCAGGCCGACCCCTCGACGATGTACGTGCCCTATTACGATCCCGCCACCGTCTACGGCACGTGGCCTTATGCGGAATATCCGCCGTATTATTGGGGCTATCCCTCCTATATCGGCGCGGGCGTGGTCGCAGCCGGTATCGCCTTCGGCACGGCCTGGGCGATCGGACGCTGGGGCAACTACTGGGGCGGCGGCTGCAACTGGGGCAGTCGCAACGTCTACGTCAATCATCGCACCACCAACATCAACAACGGCTGGCAGCACAATCCGGCGCATCGCCAGGGCGTGCGCTACAACAACACCAGCGTCCAGCAGCGCTTCGGCAACAACAACGTCCGCGCGGGGGCCTCGGACCGCATGGATTTCCGCGGGCGTGACGGCAACCAGGTGCTGCGTCCCAATCAGGGCGGCCCGGGAGATCGAGCTGGCGATCGCGCGGGTGATCGTGGCGGACCTGGTGATCGCGGCGGAGCTGGCGATCGCGCCGGCAATCGCGGAGATCGTCCGGGTGCAGGCAATCGTCCCAGCGCAGGGACGCGCGATCGACCGGGTGGTGGCGATCGTGCTGGTGCCGGCGATCGCGCCAAGGGCAGTGGTGATCGCGCCAAGGGCGGCGGCGACCGGGCCAAGGCTGCGAACCGGGCCGGCGGAGGCGCAGGCAACCGCGCTGGTGGCGGCAATCGTGGCGGCGCGATGAACGTCTCCTCGGGCCGGGCGGCGGCCGCGGCATCCGCCCGCGGACGATCGAGCATGGCAAGCATGCCGCGGGGGGGCGGTGGTGGGCCGAGTTTCGCCGGGCGCGGCGGCGGTGGCGGAATGGCCGCGCGTGGCGGTGGTGGTGGTGGCTTCCGTGGTGGCGGCGGCGGTGGCCGGCGCTCCGATATCGCGCTGAAGCACGACATTGTCCTGCTCGGCCATCTCGCCAGTGGTCTCGGCTACTACCGCTTCAGCTACATCGGGAGCGAGAAAGTCTATGTCGGCGTGATGGCGCAGGAGGTCGAGCAGGTGATGCCTGGTGCCGTGACCCTCGGCGGCGACGGTTATCTGCGCGTCCATTACGAGAAGCTTGGACTGACATTCCGGACCTACCGCGACTGGCTCGCTGGCGGTGCGAAGATCCCTGCGGAGGTGATGCCATGA
- a CDS encoding DUF2950 domain-containing protein, with the protein MNGPKWLRHAALLGLLTLVLPNPSYAQQSYKSPEDAAAALAAAVKSGPADILKVLGRAAEDIVSSGDEVADNDIRARFTSMYDARHGIKAEGNKTATLMLGPDDFPFPIPLVNTRTGWEFDTAEGRIEVLRRRIGRNELDAIQTALAYVDAQNEYADKDRGEGAGVYAQRIVSSPGKKDGLFWRDDSDPSPLGALAAEASKEGYKSGDVGPAPYHGYYFRILKGQGRDAPGGALNYVVKGKMIGGFALIAWPAEYGNSGVMTFLVNHAGTVYQKDLGKRTEFIAERTTLFDPDETWKKVDAAKP; encoded by the coding sequence ATGAACGGACCGAAATGGCTTCGGCATGCGGCTCTGCTCGGCCTGCTGACGCTGGTACTGCCAAATCCGTCCTACGCGCAGCAGTCCTACAAGTCGCCGGAGGATGCGGCAGCCGCGCTGGCCGCCGCCGTCAAGAGCGGACCCGCCGACATCCTGAAAGTGCTCGGCAGGGCCGCTGAGGACATCGTCTCGTCGGGGGACGAGGTCGCCGACAACGATATCCGCGCGCGCTTCACCTCGATGTACGACGCCAGGCATGGCATCAAGGCGGAGGGCAACAAGACCGCGACCCTCATGCTGGGGCCGGATGACTTCCCGTTCCCGATTCCGCTGGTCAACACCAGGACTGGCTGGGAGTTCGACACCGCCGAGGGACGCATCGAGGTGCTTCGCCGCCGCATCGGCCGCAACGAGCTCGACGCGATCCAGACCGCGCTCGCCTATGTCGACGCGCAAAACGAATATGCCGACAAGGACCGCGGTGAAGGCGCCGGTGTCTACGCCCAGCGTATCGTCTCGTCGCCCGGCAAAAAAGACGGGCTGTTCTGGCGCGACGACAGCGATCCGAGTCCGCTCGGGGCGCTCGCGGCCGAAGCCTCGAAGGAGGGCTACAAATCAGGTGATGTCGGGCCCGCGCCTTATCACGGCTACTACTTCCGCATCCTCAAGGGGCAGGGCCGGGATGCGCCGGGCGGTGCGCTCAACTATGTCGTCAAGGGCAAGATGATTGGCGGCTTCGCGCTGATCGCCTGGCCTGCCGAATACGGCAATTCCGGCGTGATGACCTTCCTGGTCAATCATGCCGGTACCGTCTACCAGAAGGATCTCGGCAAGCGCACCGAGTTCATCGCCGAGCGCACCACGCTGTTCGATCCCGACGAGACCTGGAAGAAGGTCGATGCGGCAAAACCCTGA